TTCTTCCTCTTATGTCCGAACGTCAAACCAGTCATTGCCAGTCACGGGGATTTTGGACAGCAGGACTCGTTTAACGGTTGCAGCGCTTGGTCCTCGCTCACACCACAGACGAAGCTCGTTCAAGGCCAACTCGTCTCCTTCCGCCTGAATTTCTACTACACCGTCCTTGAGGTTTCGAACCCAACCACAAAGGCCTAGGTCGAGAGCTCGTCGCCGGCAACTGTTTCTGAATCCCACTCCTTGCACGCTGCCTTCGATCAGGAAGCGCCAGCGCTCCTTCAAGGGCTGCTGTCGCTGACGCGTGGTTTTTATGAATTCGTCTCGATCTGTGTCGCCACGGTTTCGAGAGCGGCGCGCCATCGGCATGAGATCGTCGAAGAGCTGGCCCAGTGAAGATGCACCCAGCTTGCGTGAACTGTCGGAAGTGCCCATCCTTCTTCTCTGCGATCAACATGCCAGCCATCAACCTGCCACAGCGTTTGCCATTTGCCCACAGGTTCCTCGCTGAGCTCCCAGCGGTGAAATTCATGGCCCATCCACTGATCACCCGCCTTCAGCAGCAAGCTGTCGCGGGTTGCCGTTAGGCGGCGATACCCCACTTGTAATCTTCCGCGTTGGGCGTGAAACG
The Synechococcus sp. CC9311 DNA segment above includes these coding regions:
- a CDS encoding acylphosphatase; the encoded protein is MARRSRNRGDTDRDEFIKTTRQRQQPLKERWRFLIEGSVQGVGFRNSCRRRALDLGLCGWVRNLKDGVVEIQAEGDELALNELRLWCERGPSAATVKRVLLSKIPVTGNDWFDVRT